A genomic window from Methanobacterium sp. Maddingley MBC34 includes:
- a CDS encoding transcriptional regulator (PFAM: Bacterial regulatory proteins, tetR family; QacR-like protein, C-terminal region): protein MVPRKPREERINEITQAAIEVFLEKGYENTTMDDIAHKAGVSKGGLYHYFPSKDMVLIFANEKISDKVQEIMTSASESTSVKEGILHYIENYIRYWLEHPKETAFLFLSIAKMLEKPELLKYYQQYTIDYMAFFEGVFTRGIHRGEFKEHNVRTSAITLMAALDGVLSYMIFDEGLILEEIVQHFEEKFITPIEI, encoded by the coding sequence ATGGTTCCAAGAAAACCCCGGGAAGAAAGAATAAATGAGATAACACAGGCAGCTATTGAAGTTTTCCTGGAAAAAGGTTACGAAAATACTACGATGGATGATATTGCCCATAAAGCAGGTGTGAGTAAAGGTGGACTCTACCATTACTTCCCAAGCAAAGACATGGTGCTGATCTTTGCCAATGAAAAAATAAGCGATAAAGTCCAGGAAATAATGACCTCTGCTTCAGAATCCACTTCAGTTAAAGAGGGAATCCTACACTACATAGAAAACTACATTCGTTACTGGCTGGAACATCCCAAAGAAACTGCCTTCCTGTTCCTTTCAATTGCAAAAATGCTGGAAAAACCAGAGTTGTTAAAGTACTACCAGCAGTACACCATAGATTATATGGCGTTTTTTGAAGGCGTATTCACCAGGGGAATCCACAGAGGTGAATTCAAAGAACACAATGTACGTACCAGTGCCATAACCCTGATGGCAGCCCTGGACGGTGTTTTAAGTTACATGATATTCGATGAAGGCCTAATCCTGGAAGAAATTGTTCAACATTTTGAGGAAAAATTCATCACACCTA